The window CAGTTACCATCAACTCGATTATTTAGATGATATACGCGAATCTGTTGTAGAAAACAAGCGGGTTCTTGCTGTAAAAGCCATGCATAGACGTAAGGTGAAAGGTGCTATTATGGGAAGTAGTAAAACAGGAAGTATTGTTTATATTGAACCAGAAGCGACTTTAAGACACACCAGAGAGCTTAATAATTTAGAGTTTGAAGAAGCCGAAGAAATTGTAAGAATCCTTAAGGAAATCACCAATTTTGTAAGACCCTTTTTACCTTTATTAGAAAAGTACCAAGACTTTTTAATTGCTATCGATGTAATTTCCGCGAAAGCGAAATATGCACGATCTATGGATGCTATTCTTCCGGAAATTAATGAAAACAGAACGCTATTTATACGCGATGCATATCATCCTTTATTACTTTTAAATAATAAAGCGAAGAAGGAAAAAACATTCCCGCAAACCATAGAATTAAAACAAGACAGTAGAATTATCGTTATTTCTGGTCCCAATGCGGGAGGAAAAAGTATTACACTAAAAACCGTAGGATTACTACAAGTCATGCTACAATGTGGAATGTTAATTCCGGTACATGAACGTAGTTCTGTGTGCTTGTTTGATAGAGTTTTAAGTGATATTGGAGATAACCAATCTATTGAAAATCAACTGAGTACCTACAGCTACCGACTGAAGCAAATGAATTATTTTTTAAGAAAGTGTAATAAGAATACGCTTTTCTTAATCGATGAATTTGGTACAGGATCAGATCCGGAACTTGGTGGTGCTTTAGCAGAAACTTTTTTAGAAGAATTTTATCATCGGGAAGCTTTTGGGATTATCACCACGCACTACTCCAACTTAAAACTATTAGCGAACGAGTTGCCTTTTATGGAAAATGCAAATATGCTTTTTGATGAAAAAAGTTTAGAGCCTATTTACAAACTGGTGATTGGTAATGCAGGAAGTTCGTTTACGTTTGAAGTAGCACAGAAAAATGGGATTCCGTATAGTTTAATAAATCGTTCTAAAAAGAAGATAGAACGTGGTAAAGTACGTTTTGATGCTACTATTGCAAAGCTTCAAAAGGAAAGAAGCAAACTAGAGAAAACCGGACAATCTTTAAAAGAAAACGAAAAGAAAAAACTTGCTGAAGCAGATAAGCTCGAAGAGATAAATGCGAAGGTGCAGAAAAAACTAGAAAACTATCAAGAGCTATATGATAGCAATCAACGTTTGGTGTATTTAGGAACCAAAGTGAATGATTTAGCCGAAAAATTCTTCGATAATAAACAGAAAAAGCAATTAATGGCAGAACTGTTTAAGCTGGTACAGATTGAAAATTCGAAACGTAAAAAAGTTACTGTTAAGCAGAAAAAAGCGAAAAAACATAAAGAGACGCAAGTCAAACAAGAAGTAGAAAAGAAAGTAGAAGTTATTAGAGAAAAGAAAAAGGAAGCCAAGAAAAAAGCAATCGTTCCCGAAAAACCGAAAGCGATTCTAAAAGTTGGTGATCGTGTACGTATGGAAGATGGTCGTGCGGTTGGAACTATTGATAAAATGGAAAAAAACAAGGCCGTTGTGAATTATGGTATTTTTACGACTAACGTTAGTGTAGCGATGTTAGAACTTGTAGAGGCTGTTAAAAAGTAGTTAGTAAAAATTAGAATGTCCTTTAGGTATTAACTCCTCTTGCTTATAATTTCTTTTATTAGAAATTATAATTCATTCTCCTCTTTAAAAAAGAGGAGAGCATTAAAAAAAAATGCTTTTAGACTACCTTTTAATACCATATAAAAAGAAACATAGTACTTGTTCCTCGCTATAAACAAAGGAGATGATTTTTAAAAAGAAAAAATCGAAGGGTTTTAATCTTTTGGTTATATAAACACTAATAAAAAGAGATTCTCCTCTCTAAAAAAGAGCAAAGCTATAAAAAACATTCTTTTTACTATACATAGTAAATAAGAACTAAAAAGGAATATAGTACTTGTTCCTCCCTTTAAACCAAGGGAGGTGATTTTTTAAAAAGAAAAAATCGGAGGGTTTTAATCTTCTGAATGAATAAACAGTAATATAAACAGATTCCTGCCTGCGCAGGAATAATACTATGAACCAATTACCAAAACATAAACAACTAATCTTATTTGATGGTGTTTGCAACTTATGCAACAGCACAGTACAATATGTGATAAAACACGATAAGAAAGATGTGTTTCGGTTTGCGCCTTTGCAAAGTGCTATTGGTCAAACCATAATAGCCAAGTATCATATAGATCCTGTAAAAACGGATTCTATACTACTCTACTCTAATGAAAATGGATTGAAAGTGAAATCTACAGCTGCATTGTATATTGCCAAGCATTTAGGTTTTCCGAATAATATAATGGTCGTGTTTTTAATTGTACCAACGTTTATACGGAATAGCGTGTACAACTACATTGCTAAAAACAGGTATAAATGGTATGGTAAAAAAGATGCTTGTATGATACCTACTCCCGAATTAAAAGATAAGTTTTTAGGATAATAGGTTAATCGATTCTAACAAAAGGAATTTCTGAAATAGCACTTAAAAGAAGTTCTCCTTCTGCATTAAAAGAATAGGAAGTGTTTATTTCTTCGTCCATCATTAATTGTAAATTGGTACCAGAAGAATTCCACTCTAAAGATACTGCATTAGAAATAGCGGTTCCATCATCATGGTTTTCCGAAGTAAATTGAACTCCAGTATTATCCGCAAGAAAAACAAAGCCATTTGCAAAACTACTATTAGAATCTGCACGTTGCCATTCACCAACTAATGTATTCGTTTCGTTTTGGTTGTCGTCCATATCATTAGTACTACAAGAAAATAATGTAGAAACTATAAGTAATACAACTACGAAACTAGAGTTAATGGTGTTTTTCATTTATTTTCTTTTAGAGTATATAAAGACGATTAGCAGTTTTTAATACCACGCTTTGTTTTAAAAATTAAATTCTTTCTACCAGAAAGTGTATTCTCAATAATATACTTGTAAGATTTCTTTCTTGTTATGGTATTTGTGTCCACTTTAAACTCTAATAATTGCACTTCGTTTATAGAAGTTACACAAATATTTTCAATGGTAATAGGAGTTGAATGTAATTCATTTACTAATTCTATATCTTGAGCAGATGCTGCAAAAAAAGAAAAAATAACCAATAAGAGGGTTGTTACTAATTTCATGAGACCTTTAATTTGTTGAAGTAAAGGTAGCGGTAGTATCTAATATGCTAAAATATATTCGGTATAGAACGAGTATATTAGATGATGAAAAAATAATTGTAAAAAAAATCGATGAACAACCTATTATTTTCAAGTTTTGCTCAAAAACCTATTGTTTTAGAGGGGTTTTAAAATGAATAAAATTAGATTGAATGGATAATGGCTGTAAAAAGCTTTGTTAAGTAGTGTTTTGGATTACTATAAATTGAATAATTTATTCAAGCTTCTATAGGTAATACGCTCCATAACATCAAACTCTCCATCTGCAAAAAACATCTTTTTTATTTCTACAAGTAGTTTATCGATATCCTCTTTTGTGAAGTGATGTTCTTTTAGACCTGCTTGAATTTTTTGAATACTCTGATAATCATTATCTGCATCAAACTCATCATGAATTTTCTGAAAGGTTTGCATGTCTACTTTTTCAATGATTAGGTTTCTTTCTTTATTATCTTCTTCAAAATTAGAGTTTGCAGCGTATAATAAAGTATAAGCAATTAATTCGTTTTTAGTCCAATGCATCTTATTATTGTTATCTATTAAACTTCCGTATTCTGTCCAAGAACCATCATAAACAGCAACATTATTATATCCTAAACGATCTGCTGCTAAAGCTAAAACACAAGCTGTAATTCCAGAACCACAAGAAAAAACAAGATGCTCCTCCTTAGTGGTTGCACTTTTAAAAACTGTTTTTAACTGTTCTTCAGATAGTAGCTTTTTATTCTCTAATAAATCTTCAAACGGAAGGTTTATAGAGTTAGGTATCGTTCCACTTCGCAGTCCTTCTCTGGGTTCGGCAATACTTCCATTAAATCTACCTGCAGATCTTGCATCTAAGATAGTATAGTTTTTGTCTTCTTGAATTTTTAAAATATCATCAAAAAACAACATATAACCAGGTTGCTTTCTGGCTTGAAAATCACCAACTTGTACGGGATGCGTTTGTTTTATTTCAATAGGAAATTCTTTTTGTTTCCATTCTGGGAATCCGCCATTTAAAACAGCAACATTATCATAACCAAAAGCTTTAAAAAGCCACCAAACTCTGGCGCTGGAGTAAATCCCTTTTTCATCATAAACTACAATGGCACTGTCTTTATTAATACCTAATTCTTGTGTAGAGGCAGTAAATTGTGCTTCGGAAGGAAAGGCACTTGGAAAGGCATCCTCTACATTACTAAACTTCTTTTTAATATCGAAAAATCGCGTATTTGGTATTTGTGTTTCTTCCGGAAAAACGGCACTTCCATTTACTATTTTAGGAATGGTAGCATTTAAAATAACAAGATTAGTCGCAGCTCGGTTTTTATATAACCAGTCTACGGAAACTACAGGTTCTGAAATAGAAATATTCACCATAATTATTTAAATACTAAAAACAAATTCAAATTTAAAAAAAAATTTCCTCTTTGATACTCTCTTTAATAGCTTGATATCCTTCGTTGTACCTAGGAATCGAAAAAAGTATTGCGATTCTTCTTTTTTATAAAGCTTTCCTAAATAGCATGAGATCCTTCGTGCCTCTTGATACTCTCTTAAATATCAAGAGATCCTTCGTTGTTCCTAGAAATCGAAAAAACCATAGCGATTCTTCTTTTTTATAAAGATTTCCTAAATAGCATGAGATCCTTCGTGCCTCTTGATACTCTCTAAAATATCAAGAGATCCTTCGTTGTTCCTAGAAATCGAAAAAACCATTGCGATTCTTCTTTTTTATAAAGATTTCCTAAATAGCATGAGATCCTTCGTGCCTCTTGATACTCTCTAAAATATCAAGAGATCCTTCGTTGTTCCTAGAAATCGAAAAAACCATTGCGATTCTTCTTTTTTATAAAAATTTCCTAAATAGCATGAGATCCTTCGTGCCTCTTGATACTCTCTAAAATATCAAGAGATCCTTCGTTGTTCCTAGAAATCGAAAAAACCATTGCGATTCTTCTTTTTTATAAAGATTTCCTAAATAGCATGAGATCCTTCAATCCTCTTGATACTCTCTTAAATATCAAGAGATCCTTCGTTGTTCCTAGAAATCGAAAAAACCATTGCGATTCTTCTTTTTTATAAAGATTTCCTAAATAGCATGAGATCCTTCAATCCTCTTGATACTCTCTTAAATATCAAGAGATCCTTCGTTGTTCCTAGAAATCGAAAAAACCATTGCGATTCTTCTTTTTTATAAAGATTTCCTAAATAGCATGAGATCCTTCGTGCCTCTTGATACTCTCTAAAATATCAAGAGATCCTTC is drawn from Lacinutrix sp. WUR7 and contains these coding sequences:
- a CDS encoding DNA mismatch repair protein MutS; its protein translation is MINIPEKTLQDLEFSTVLQQVSELCITPLGHAQALQITPYKTKEELLVSLQLVDEYLSSFHNDNRIPNHGFDTIAKELKLLKIENTFLEIHSLKKLVSISLTCNEIVTFLKKFQEYYPKLHDFAFYIEVTKEIIEKIDANVDRFGDIKDDASPLLFEIRKSMNTLKGKINGSFASALNSYHQLDYLDDIRESVVENKRVLAVKAMHRRKVKGAIMGSSKTGSIVYIEPEATLRHTRELNNLEFEEAEEIVRILKEITNFVRPFLPLLEKYQDFLIAIDVISAKAKYARSMDAILPEINENRTLFIRDAYHPLLLLNNKAKKEKTFPQTIELKQDSRIIVISGPNAGGKSITLKTVGLLQVMLQCGMLIPVHERSSVCLFDRVLSDIGDNQSIENQLSTYSYRLKQMNYFLRKCNKNTLFLIDEFGTGSDPELGGALAETFLEEFYHREAFGIITTHYSNLKLLANELPFMENANMLFDEKSLEPIYKLVIGNAGSSFTFEVAQKNGIPYSLINRSKKKIERGKVRFDATIAKLQKERSKLEKTGQSLKENEKKKLAEADKLEEINAKVQKKLENYQELYDSNQRLVYLGTKVNDLAEKFFDNKQKKQLMAELFKLVQIENSKRKKVTVKQKKAKKHKETQVKQEVEKKVEVIREKKKEAKKKAIVPEKPKAILKVGDRVRMEDGRAVGTIDKMEKNKAVVNYGIFTTNVSVAMLELVEAVKK
- a CDS encoding thiol-disulfide oxidoreductase DCC family protein — protein: MNQLPKHKQLILFDGVCNLCNSTVQYVIKHDKKDVFRFAPLQSAIGQTIIAKYHIDPVKTDSILLYSNENGLKVKSTAALYIAKHLGFPNNIMVVFLIVPTFIRNSVYNYIAKNRYKWYGKKDACMIPTPELKDKFLG
- a CDS encoding sulfurtransferase is translated as MVNISISEPVVSVDWLYKNRAATNLVILNATIPKIVNGSAVFPEETQIPNTRFFDIKKKFSNVEDAFPSAFPSEAQFTASTQELGINKDSAIVVYDEKGIYSSARVWWLFKAFGYDNVAVLNGGFPEWKQKEFPIEIKQTHPVQVGDFQARKQPGYMLFFDDILKIQEDKNYTILDARSAGRFNGSIAEPREGLRSGTIPNSINLPFEDLLENKKLLSEEQLKTVFKSATTKEEHLVFSCGSGITACVLALAADRLGYNNVAVYDGSWTEYGSLIDNNNKMHWTKNELIAYTLLYAANSNFEEDNKERNLIIEKVDMQTFQKIHDEFDADNDYQSIQKIQAGLKEHHFTKEDIDKLLVEIKKMFFADGEFDVMERITYRSLNKLFNL